The proteins below are encoded in one region of Halalkalicoccus jeotgali B3:
- a CDS encoding mannonate dehydratase translates to MVNLAVVLPPQPDERWQLAKQIGVTDVVVHTLEIGDGKTSWSYHDLLHLKNWYEDAGLEISVIEGSVPISDRIRLGLDGRDEDIEEFKEFLRDCGRVGIPVVCYDWMVGIRWARTEAHVEARGGSLVTAYSTDRMHREHVEPVVDASREQLWDALEYFLQEVGPVAEEAGVKLGLHPDDPPRESLGGIPRIINSPEAYERVIDCYNSEYNGITFCQGNFAAMGVDLPETIRQFGDRINFVHFRDVEGDADGFVETWHDEGPHDMLAAMQAYEEAIDDDVPMRPDHVPTMAGEDNSNPGYHMNGRLFAIGYMRGLLEQSVQ, encoded by the coding sequence ATGGTCAACCTCGCGGTAGTCTTACCACCGCAACCCGACGAGAGGTGGCAACTCGCCAAACAGATCGGCGTCACGGACGTGGTCGTCCACACGCTCGAGATCGGCGACGGGAAGACGTCCTGGAGCTATCACGACTTGCTCCATCTGAAAAACTGGTACGAGGACGCCGGTCTCGAGATCAGCGTCATCGAGGGGAGCGTTCCAATCAGCGATCGTATCAGGCTCGGGTTGGACGGGCGTGACGAGGACATCGAGGAGTTCAAGGAGTTTCTGCGGGACTGCGGTCGCGTCGGGATTCCGGTCGTCTGCTATGATTGGATGGTCGGGATCCGCTGGGCGCGCACGGAGGCCCACGTCGAGGCCCGCGGTGGTTCGCTCGTGACGGCCTACTCTACCGACCGGATGCACAGAGAGCACGTCGAACCGGTCGTCGATGCTTCACGCGAACAGCTCTGGGACGCTCTCGAGTACTTCCTCCAGGAGGTCGGACCCGTTGCGGAGGAAGCCGGTGTAAAACTCGGACTCCATCCGGATGACCCGCCACGGGAGTCCCTCGGAGGGATCCCACGGATCATCAACAGCCCCGAAGCATACGAACGCGTCATCGACTGCTACAACAGCGAATACAACGGTATCACGTTTTGCCAGGGGAACTTCGCCGCGATGGGGGTCGATCTGCCCGAGACGATCCGGCAGTTCGGCGATCGCATCAATTTCGTCCATTTCCGCGACGTCGAGGGCGATGCGGATGGGTTCGTCGAAACCTGGCACGACGAAGGGCCACACGACATGCTCGCCGCGATGCAGGCATACGAGGAGGCGATCGACGATGACGTGCCGATGCGGCCCGATCACGTCCCGACGATGGCCGGTGAGGACAACTCCAACCCGGGCTACCACATGAACGGACGGCTCTTCGCTATCGGCTACATGCGCGGGCTGCTCGAACAATCCGTTCAGTAA
- a CDS encoding SDR family NAD(P)-dependent oxidoreductase: protein MSEMFEGKTAIVTGASRGIGSGIATTLADHGATVVINYRSSEQRATEVVEEIEADGGTAVAVQADVSDPADVEAMVEATVDQFGAVDILVNNAGMTKIGPAAELDLEDWRRVIDVDLTGVFIACQIAGRRMREQANGGAIVNIASMMGQMGYHMRAPYCSAKAGVINLTRTLAVEWAPDDISVNALAPGFIQTDITDQTQDSAGYTDEDIRRRTPMARFGTVEEMASCVTFLARGDTFVTGEVLRADGGWTSDAWRYHEGRV from the coding sequence ATGAGCGAGATGTTCGAGGGCAAGACCGCCATCGTTACTGGCGCATCAAGAGGGATCGGGAGCGGTATCGCAACCACGCTTGCGGACCACGGTGCCACAGTCGTGATCAACTACCGATCGTCCGAGCAACGAGCGACGGAGGTCGTCGAGGAGATCGAGGCCGACGGCGGGACCGCCGTCGCCGTTCAGGCCGACGTGAGCGACCCCGCGGACGTCGAGGCGATGGTCGAGGCGACCGTCGATCAGTTCGGCGCCGTGGATATCCTCGTGAACAACGCCGGAATGACGAAGATCGGGCCGGCGGCCGAACTGGATCTCGAAGACTGGCGTCGGGTCATTGACGTCGATCTGACCGGCGTCTTCATCGCCTGCCAGATCGCGGGTCGGCGGATGCGAGAGCAGGCTAACGGCGGTGCCATCGTCAACATCGCGTCGATGATGGGCCAGATGGGATACCACATGAGAGCGCCCTACTGCTCGGCGAAAGCGGGCGTCATCAACCTCACGCGGACCCTCGCCGTCGAGTGGGCACCGGACGACATCAGTGTAAACGCGCTCGCACCGGGATTCATCCAGACGGACATCACGGATCAGACACAGGACTCGGCGGGGTACACCGACGAGGACATCCGGCGCCGAACCCCGATGGCTCGCTTCGGTACCGTCGAGGAGATGGCGAGCTGCGTGACGTTCCTCGCCCGGGGCGATACGTTCGTCACGGGCGAAGTCCTTCGCGCTGACGGCGGCTGGACGTCCGACGCGTGGCGATACCACGAAGGGCGGGTGTAA
- a CDS encoding IclR family transcriptional regulator, whose translation MSTDSSNEPNRIQAVKNGFEIIEAVSDLGECGVKELADYMDLPKSTVHVYLKTLEETEYVINRDGTYRLGFRFLNVGGRIRHDNSYYQAGRNELDDLAQTTGEVATLGCGEGGYRVMLYWTEPPDAIFNNVPTGEYTRMHWTALGKAILAQKSTDELQEILNRRGLPRATERTITDRDALLDEIESVRKTGYAVENEERVRGVKSVAVPVVSDDQTTPAAISVAGPKHNFDQDRIEEELLPALQNTANVIELKTKHY comes from the coding sequence ATGAGCACCGACTCATCGAACGAGCCGAATCGGATTCAAGCGGTCAAGAACGGCTTCGAAATCATCGAGGCTGTGAGCGACCTCGGGGAATGTGGGGTAAAAGAGTTGGCCGACTACATGGACCTGCCCAAGAGCACGGTACACGTATATCTCAAAACGCTCGAGGAGACCGAGTACGTGATCAATCGCGACGGTACGTATCGGCTCGGGTTTCGGTTTCTGAACGTCGGTGGGAGGATCCGCCACGACAACAGCTACTATCAGGCGGGTCGCAACGAGCTCGACGACCTCGCTCAGACGACCGGTGAAGTCGCAACCCTCGGCTGTGGGGAAGGGGGATATCGTGTCATGCTGTACTGGACGGAACCGCCGGATGCCATCTTCAACAACGTTCCGACCGGCGAGTACACCCGAATGCACTGGACCGCACTGGGAAAGGCGATACTCGCACAGAAATCCACGGATGAGCTACAGGAGATACTCAATCGCCGGGGCCTCCCACGGGCGACCGAACGCACCATCACGGATCGCGATGCGTTGCTGGACGAGATCGAATCGGTTCGGAAGACGGGGTACGCCGTCGAGAACGAGGAGCGCGTCCGGGGTGTCAAATCCGTCGCCGTTCCCGTCGTCAGCGACGACCAGACGACGCCTGCGGCGATTTCGGTCGCGGGCCCGAAACACAACTTCGACCAGGATCGTATCGAAGAGGAACTCCTCCCGGCGTTGCAGAACACCGCGAACGTCATCGAACTCAAAACCAAGCACTATTAG